A portion of the Mesobacillus sp. AQ2 genome contains these proteins:
- a CDS encoding general stress protein, with product MFEHEKHLVGVYDNEQDAIQAVEDLKRQGYNTDDISVISKNDDEIDHVNEATGTKTEEGLAAGAATGGILGGLTGLLAGIGALAIPGIGPIVAAGPIAATLTGAAVGAGAGGLAGALIGMGIPEDEAERYEGYVKEGKILVVVEREENRVGLNDGTTTTGLDGTRTTNPVDAPLTSDNPANTRFDNTRDF from the coding sequence ATGTTTGAACATGAAAAACATCTTGTTGGAGTATATGATAACGAGCAAGACGCAATCCAGGCCGTAGAGGACCTGAAAAGGCAAGGGTACAATACCGATGATATCTCTGTTATTAGTAAAAACGACGATGAGATTGATCACGTCAACGAAGCAACCGGTACAAAGACTGAGGAAGGTCTTGCTGCAGGTGCGGCAACAGGCGGTATATTAGGCGGCCTTACAGGATTACTGGCAGGCATCGGAGCCCTAGCGATTCCTGGAATCGGCCCAATCGTAGCTGCAGGCCCGATTGCTGCGACACTTACTGGTGCTGCAGTAGGCGCAGGTGCCGGCGGATTGGCCGGAGCATTAATCGGAATGGGTATTCCGGAAGATGAAGCAGAACGTTACGAAGGCTATGTAAAAGAAGGCAAAATCCTTGTAGTCGTCGAGCGTGAAGAGAACAGAGTCGGCCTGAATGATGGTACAACAACCACTGGTTTGGATGGAACAAGAACGACCAACCCGGTTGATGCACCTCTAACATCGGACAACCCGGCTAACACTCGTTTTGACAACACACGTGATTTTTAA
- a CDS encoding PLP-dependent aspartate aminotransferase family protein, which yields MTNNRFETEVLHSVHTKQQGIKSKATPIYQTSAFTFNDLDELEGFYQGEGNYLYSRVGNPNTDELGQAVAALEHAEDGVAASSGLAAILAGVLAVVKSGDHIVAADDVYGGSFHMLKAELERFGIETTFVPFSDLGNVTNAIKHNTKLLYTESITNPLLRVEKLDEVIELAKIKKLVVLVDNTFATPLHVRPYEGGADLVVHSATKYIGGHSDVTSGVIVGRKELIAEARARIVNLGANLSPFEAWLTCRGLKTLALRMKAQSENARLLAECLRENKNIAKVYYPFAEAEQGFGAIVSIELAEHVDPAQFFKSLGWVKIVPTLAGVETTVSHPLKTSHRALPPEAQEELGITYRLVRISVGIEHGEDIVSQFEAALAKAVE from the coding sequence ATGACGAACAACAGATTTGAAACGGAAGTGCTTCACTCTGTACATACTAAGCAGCAGGGTATTAAAAGCAAGGCAACACCGATTTACCAGACGTCGGCTTTTACCTTCAATGATCTTGATGAATTGGAGGGTTTTTATCAGGGTGAGGGCAATTATTTGTACTCCAGGGTCGGCAATCCGAATACGGATGAACTCGGGCAAGCGGTAGCGGCTCTTGAGCATGCAGAGGATGGTGTGGCGGCTTCATCTGGATTGGCTGCAATTTTGGCAGGTGTCCTGGCAGTTGTGAAGAGTGGGGACCATATTGTTGCGGCGGACGATGTGTATGGAGGTAGCTTCCATATGCTAAAAGCAGAGCTTGAGCGCTTCGGGATTGAAACAACGTTCGTGCCGTTCTCGGATTTGGGCAATGTCACAAACGCCATCAAGCATAATACAAAGCTTCTATACACAGAGTCGATCACGAATCCGCTGCTTCGCGTTGAAAAGCTGGATGAAGTCATCGAGCTGGCAAAGATTAAAAAACTCGTTGTATTAGTTGATAATACGTTTGCCACTCCGCTCCATGTGCGTCCATATGAAGGCGGTGCCGATCTGGTTGTCCACAGTGCGACAAAATATATTGGCGGGCATAGCGATGTCACTTCAGGCGTCATTGTTGGCAGGAAAGAACTGATTGCCGAAGCACGCGCGAGAATCGTCAACCTTGGGGCGAATCTGAGTCCATTTGAAGCGTGGCTGACCTGCAGAGGCTTGAAGACGCTTGCCTTGAGAATGAAAGCACAATCGGAGAATGCCAGATTGCTTGCCGAATGTCTTCGTGAAAATAAGAATATCGCAAAGGTATACTATCCATTCGCAGAAGCTGAACAAGGATTTGGGGCTATCGTATCAATTGAGCTGGCGGAGCATGTGGATCCTGCCCAGTTTTTCAAATCGCTTGGCTGGGTAAAAATCGTTCCGACACTTGCGGGCGTCGAAACCACCGTCTCCCATCCGCTGAAAACCTCCCATCGCGCACTCCCTCCTGAGGCGCAGGAAGAACTTGGCATCACTTATCGTCTGGTGAGGATTTCGGTCGGAATTGAGCACGGAGAGGATATCGTTTCACAATTTGAAGCTGCGCTGGCTAAAGCTGTTGAATAG
- the liaF gene encoding cell wall-active antibiotics response protein LiaF: protein MLNKMKNDYVSWIVITGVILLLLEVSFFNEGLIFSLLASGAMIYFGRSLMPKKSGKVLFWAGLFFFLSSVFSMMTFRFFLLAVLIYLVYQYIQSKKKPELITPVLQKPEKEVSKEMVIEKPPLFKNRLFGHQETPSHVYEWDDVNIQTAIGDSVIDLSMTVLPKGETVIFIRNIIGNVKVYVPYDVEVTLRHSSIVGSAEVFGHQEGRVLNQSLYVQTPGYEEAGQKVKIFTSMIVGNIEVKRI, encoded by the coding sequence GTGTTGAACAAGATGAAAAATGATTATGTCAGCTGGATTGTGATTACCGGAGTGATCCTCCTTTTGCTGGAAGTTTCTTTTTTCAACGAAGGGCTGATTTTCTCCCTTCTGGCAAGTGGAGCGATGATTTACTTTGGACGCTCTTTAATGCCGAAAAAATCAGGAAAGGTGCTGTTCTGGGCGGGATTATTCTTTTTCCTGAGCAGCGTTTTCAGCATGATGACCTTCAGGTTTTTCCTGTTGGCGGTACTGATCTATCTGGTATATCAATATATCCAATCAAAAAAGAAGCCTGAACTGATTACGCCAGTTTTACAGAAGCCTGAAAAGGAAGTCAGCAAGGAAATGGTGATTGAGAAACCGCCGCTTTTTAAAAATCGCTTGTTTGGACATCAGGAAACACCCTCACATGTGTATGAGTGGGATGATGTCAACATCCAGACCGCAATTGGCGACAGCGTGATCGACTTGAGCATGACGGTGCTGCCAAAAGGCGAGACGGTAATTTTCATCCGGAATATCATCGGAAATGTAAAGGTATATGTGCCATATGATGTGGAAGTCACTCTCCGCCATTCATCGATTGTTGGCTCTGCCGAAGTTTTCGGACACCAGGAAGGCAGGGTGCTGAACCAAAGTCTGTACGTGCAGACCCCTGGTTACGAAGAGGCCGGGCAAAAGGTGAAAATCTTCACCTCGATGATCGTCGGGAATATCGAGGTGAAACGCATATGA
- the safA gene encoding SafA/ExsA family spore coat assembly protein: protein MVKKIILALVLMSMAIPTASFAQQVYTVQNGDSLWKISVRFKVGLSELIGANQQFKNPRLIYPGQRVNIPNLSAAKSIESQVIQLTNHERAKNGLKPVAADWQLSRVARYKSAEMRDKSYFSHTSPTYGSPFTMMRNFGVNHRSAAENIAAGQRTPHEVVQSWMNSPGHRKNILSPAYTHIGVGHAAGGDYGHYWTQMFITK, encoded by the coding sequence ATGGTAAAAAAAATCATATTGGCCCTTGTTTTAATGAGTATGGCTATTCCGACCGCATCATTCGCGCAACAAGTCTATACGGTTCAGAATGGGGACTCTTTATGGAAAATTTCGGTCAGGTTCAAGGTTGGCCTTTCGGAACTTATCGGTGCTAACCAGCAATTCAAGAATCCTAGATTGATTTATCCTGGCCAGCGAGTCAATATCCCTAATTTAAGCGCCGCAAAGAGTATTGAAAGCCAGGTCATCCAGTTGACGAACCACGAGCGGGCGAAGAATGGACTTAAGCCAGTGGCAGCTGACTGGCAGCTTTCAAGGGTTGCGCGTTACAAATCTGCAGAAATGAGAGATAAAAGTTACTTTTCCCATACAAGCCCTACATACGGCAGTCCATTCACCATGATGAGGAATTTTGGAGTCAACCACAGGAGCGCGGCTGAAAATATAGCAGCGGGGCAGAGGACCCCCCACGAAGTAGTCCAATCATGGATGAACAGCCCTGGACATCGCAAAAATATCCTTAGCCCTGCATACACCCACATTGGTGTCGGGCATGCTGCAGGCGGGGATTATGGACACTATTGGACTCAGATGTTCATCACAAAATAA
- a CDS encoding PspA/IM30 family protein: MANLLTRIKNTVMADLHEALDQKERKNPIALLNQYLRECEAETEKVAKLLERQGQLKEQFAREYQQAIEMADKRRHQTEIAMRAGEAELQEFASREQVQYEERSARLKEAMENAGKQQVELEHKYEDMKHKLKDMHIRRLELMGRENVTRANYRMDQVLDHSDGSDKAYSRFTDMEAYLDQLEEKVNSNYHRNTIDARIAQLEKEFKNKETHTI, encoded by the coding sequence ATGGCTAATCTATTAACAAGAATCAAAAACACTGTAATGGCAGATCTTCATGAGGCACTTGACCAGAAGGAAAGAAAGAACCCGATTGCACTGTTGAACCAGTATCTTCGTGAATGTGAAGCGGAGACTGAAAAGGTCGCGAAGCTGCTTGAACGCCAGGGCCAGCTTAAGGAACAGTTTGCCCGGGAATACCAGCAGGCAATTGAAATGGCAGACAAACGGAGACATCAGACGGAAATCGCGATGAGAGCGGGGGAAGCGGAACTTCAGGAGTTCGCCAGCAGGGAACAGGTTCAATATGAAGAACGCTCAGCCCGACTGAAGGAAGCGATGGAAAATGCAGGCAAGCAGCAGGTGGAGCTCGAACATAAATATGAAGACATGAAGCATAAATTGAAGGATATGCACATCCGACGACTCGAATTGATGGGCCGTGAGAATGTTACTCGTGCCAATTACCGGATGGACCAGGTGCTTGACCACAGCGATGGCTCCGACAAAGCCTATTCTAGGTTCACGGATATGGAAGCCTATCTTGATCAATTAGAAGAAAAGGTGAACAGCAACTATCACCGTAATACGATTGACGCAAGGATTGCCCAGCTCGAAAAAGAGTTCAAAAATAAAGAAACCCATACTATTTAA
- a CDS encoding flagellar basal body rod protein, whose translation MKKFGLLFAGFIAAMVLMSNLGPLVGLGVSLLVLYFVVKQFLKAHSTAGKIGWGIAGFIILMAAASNVPAILGIAAAYVLYLVYKNWDKKEVAMKEANDPFVNFEKQWAEMKNN comes from the coding sequence ATGAAAAAATTTGGTTTACTGTTTGCCGGCTTCATCGCTGCAATGGTACTGATGTCAAACCTTGGTCCGCTTGTGGGTCTCGGCGTGAGCTTGCTGGTGCTTTACTTTGTCGTAAAGCAATTTTTAAAGGCTCACTCGACAGCCGGAAAAATCGGCTGGGGAATAGCCGGGTTCATCATCTTGATGGCTGCAGCTTCAAATGTGCCAGCAATCCTGGGAATCGCAGCAGCTTACGTCCTTTACCTTGTATACAAGAACTGGGACAAAAAAGAAGTAGCAATGAAAGAAGCAAACGATCCATTTGTCAACTTCGAGAAGCAATGGGCAGAAATGAAAAACAACTAG
- a CDS encoding methyl-accepting chemotaxis protein yields MRDLSLKTKVFAFFGLLFFAYAISTLYNFYLLNSFKVDSDPAELVSRSMYSTAIAGSLISIGCLVFIIILFKRVFKPIDRLTQATQRIVQGDLAVELASDSSDEIGKLTSHFDAMISQLRLLVAQCQDNTRVLHDSARKLFENSQVHENESERIKASILQVSAGAEQQQGHSAVLSDIVDNMVQRISEIAELSNRIETMSTTNAVKSEQGQTFISETSTQVGRMDQITRQAARDAESLAEKTNKIEEIVSIISGIANQTNLLALNAAIEAARAGEQGKGFAVVAGEVRLLAEQSLHASRQIQDTIEVVRSDIKQMVDVMSGGSMEVQKGSKLFGNVEMQYNEMRDGILSIQKEIGTISQYTADLNQQTDKLLTMNNETNVILQTNAAGIAEMAAGFENQGETVRELTLTAENLTQVSSVLNKTVSVYTHSQ; encoded by the coding sequence ATGCGGGACCTTTCGTTGAAAACAAAGGTGTTTGCTTTTTTTGGCTTGTTATTCTTTGCTTATGCCATTTCGACGTTATACAATTTTTACTTGCTGAATTCATTCAAAGTAGACTCTGATCCAGCCGAACTGGTATCCAGGAGTATGTATTCGACAGCCATTGCGGGTTCACTAATTTCAATAGGGTGCCTTGTTTTCATCATTATTTTATTCAAAAGGGTATTCAAGCCCATCGATCGCCTCACACAAGCGACACAGAGAATTGTTCAGGGTGATCTGGCGGTGGAACTGGCAAGTGATTCAAGTGACGAGATTGGGAAGCTGACCTCCCATTTTGATGCGATGATCAGTCAATTAAGGCTGCTCGTAGCCCAATGCCAGGACAATACCCGGGTTTTGCACGACTCTGCAAGAAAGCTATTCGAGAATTCACAGGTCCATGAAAATGAAAGCGAGAGAATAAAAGCTTCCATTCTTCAAGTCTCTGCAGGTGCTGAACAGCAGCAGGGCCATTCGGCAGTGCTGAGTGATATTGTTGATAATATGGTGCAAAGAATCAGCGAGATTGCTGAACTATCGAATCGGATTGAAACAATGTCCACGACCAATGCTGTTAAAAGTGAACAAGGCCAGACGTTCATCAGTGAAACGAGCACACAGGTGGGACGGATGGATCAGATTACGAGGCAGGCTGCCAGGGATGCTGAATCACTGGCTGAAAAGACGAATAAAATCGAAGAGATCGTCAGTATCATTTCTGGAATTGCCAACCAAACAAATCTGCTGGCATTAAACGCGGCAATCGAAGCTGCACGCGCAGGGGAACAAGGGAAGGGTTTTGCTGTCGTAGCCGGTGAAGTGCGATTATTGGCAGAGCAATCGCTGCATGCATCCCGGCAAATCCAGGATACAATCGAGGTTGTCCGCAGTGACATTAAACAGATGGTGGATGTCATGTCTGGCGGAAGCATGGAAGTACAAAAGGGCAGCAAGTTATTCGGTAATGTTGAAATGCAATATAATGAGATGCGGGATGGGATTCTGTCCATCCAGAAGGAAATTGGCACCATCAGCCAGTACACTGCAGATTTGAATCAGCAGACAGATAAATTGTTGACGATGAATAATGAAACGAATGTCATTTTACAAACAAATGCAGCCGGGATTGCCGAAATGGCAGCAGGGTTTGAGAATCAGGGAGAGACGGTCAGGGAATTGACCTTGACGGCTGAGAACCTGACACAAGTTTCTTCGGTCTTGAACAAGACCGTATCCGTCTATACACACAGTCAATAA
- a CDS encoding CBS domain-containing protein — protein sequence MANEIQVKHRSNKQQTTSKKRKNQHNRNKNKKTGNNSYLRTNPRPAVDDNRLKRAEENVDDLPKKDSSKITKQDRSKVIDQNNGKPSKKRNSKITTQDNTKTTKQNNGKATTQDNAKTTKQNNGKAATQENGKTTDQNNSKKTKSNAKTMNQNSTNGTNQSSDEAKNQNTGNEKSQKASASQASSENQEVKHKEQSGKFETAFNRIHKALKEMVKGTDSDAFVELLYSGYKNHSLVRKYKSELHQFAKLRNAIVHERVNADYYIAEPHIEVVERIEEIAKEFEKPQTALSIATSPVFYYYEDAYLKDVLKVINKFDFTRFPVYDKDDKYVALLTSTEIIQWMAKHFSDSVVHFEDVRVKELLTKGKNYFVTFVDEEASLYHIEELFERYHTRGKKLQAVIITETGDRHGKPIGVITPWDLLDSDPED from the coding sequence TTGGCTAACGAAATTCAGGTTAAACATAGATCCAATAAGCAACAGACAACGTCGAAAAAAAGGAAAAATCAACACAATAGAAACAAGAATAAGAAAACCGGCAACAATTCATATCTTCGAACCAATCCAAGACCGGCAGTTGACGATAACCGCCTCAAGCGTGCCGAAGAGAACGTTGACGATCTGCCGAAAAAAGATTCCAGCAAAATAACAAAGCAGGATAGAAGCAAAGTAATCGATCAGAATAATGGTAAACCATCAAAAAAGAGAAACAGCAAAATAACGACTCAAGATAACACTAAAACAACAAAACAGAACAACGGCAAAGCAACTACCCAAGATAACGCTAAAACAACAAAACAGAACAACGGCAAAGCAGCAACTCAAGAAAACGGTAAAACAACGGATCAAAACAACAGCAAAAAAACAAAAAGTAACGCTAAAACAATGAATCAGAACAGCACAAATGGAACAAATCAAAGCAGTGACGAAGCAAAAAACCAAAACACAGGCAATGAAAAATCGCAAAAAGCTTCTGCTTCTCAGGCGTCTTCAGAAAATCAAGAGGTAAAGCATAAAGAACAATCCGGCAAGTTTGAAACGGCTTTTAACCGGATCCATAAAGCGCTGAAGGAAATGGTGAAGGGGACGGACAGCGATGCGTTTGTCGAGCTGCTGTACTCTGGCTATAAGAATCATTCATTGGTCCGCAAGTATAAAAGTGAGCTGCATCAGTTTGCCAAGCTGCGGAATGCGATTGTCCATGAACGGGTGAATGCGGATTATTATATTGCCGAGCCGCATATCGAGGTAGTCGAGCGGATTGAGGAAATCGCGAAGGAGTTCGAGAAGCCGCAGACGGCATTATCAATCGCGACCAGTCCTGTGTTTTATTATTATGAGGATGCTTATCTAAAAGATGTGCTTAAGGTCATCAACAAGTTTGATTTTACGAGATTCCCGGTCTATGACAAGGATGATAAATATGTTGCACTGCTGACTTCAACAGAGATCATCCAGTGGATGGCGAAGCATTTTTCCGACAGTGTCGTTCACTTTGAAGATGTGCGGGTGAAAGAATTGCTGACCAAGGGGAAAAATTATTTCGTGACGTTTGTGGATGAGGAAGCATCTTTATACCATATTGAGGAATTATTCGAGCGTTACCATACGAGGGGCAAGAAGCTCCAGGCGGTCATTATCACGGAAACAGGCGACCGCCACGGAAAGCCAATCGGTGTCATCACACCATGGGATTTGCTTGACAGTGATCCAGAAGATTGA
- a CDS encoding amidase family protein, whose translation MKNPRLHTLMEEWLPEVTIDDMQGKMESGELTSHDLVLMYQARIAAFDRTIKSVLELNPDALHIAAALDAERKQKGPRSPLHGIPIMVKDNIDTGDKMHTSAGSLALKDSIALKDSFVASKLREAGAVILGKTNMTEWANFMANGMKGGYSSRGGQVLNPYGPGKFEVGGSSAGSGASIAANLAAAAVGTETDGSILNPSSQNSLVGIKPTVGLVSRSGIIPIAHTQDTAGPMARTVKDAVYLLEAIAGQDPQDQATMVSLVEFNHDSLFDKKALKGTKIAVAREEYIGKWTKEQEQIFQKALEKLEELGAEVIEAAIPAAKAKWGHNVLSYEFKADLNAYLKGLNIPIKTLADVIAFNYEHGEKTLKYGQEVLLESEATSGTLTEAEYLEELEYNLYMAREQGIDYALKEYGADVVLFPMDGSTIGSKAGYPSVTVPTDYTEEGEPVGITFTGTAFSEPLLIKLAYAYEQATRVRRAPELGINASEKIHTTP comes from the coding sequence ATGAAAAATCCACGTTTACATACATTGATGGAAGAATGGCTCCCGGAAGTGACAATCGATGACATGCAGGGGAAAATGGAGAGCGGCGAGCTGACTTCACATGATCTTGTGCTGATGTATCAGGCAAGGATCGCTGCTTTTGATAGAACAATCAAATCGGTGCTTGAATTGAATCCAGATGCTCTGCATATCGCGGCTGCACTGGATGCTGAGCGAAAACAAAAGGGTCCGAGAAGTCCGCTGCACGGTATCCCGATCATGGTAAAAGACAATATCGATACTGGCGATAAAATGCATACAAGCGCCGGGTCGCTGGCCTTGAAGGATTCCATCGCCTTGAAGGATTCGTTTGTTGCATCCAAGCTCAGGGAAGCCGGCGCAGTCATCCTCGGAAAAACAAATATGACCGAGTGGGCCAATTTCATGGCAAATGGCATGAAAGGCGGCTACAGTTCACGCGGGGGGCAGGTACTGAATCCTTATGGCCCCGGCAAGTTCGAGGTCGGTGGCTCAAGCGCAGGATCTGGAGCGTCGATTGCAGCGAATCTGGCGGCGGCTGCGGTTGGTACGGAAACGGATGGCTCGATTTTAAACCCCTCCTCACAGAATTCCCTGGTTGGCATCAAGCCAACAGTCGGACTGGTCAGCCGCAGCGGCATCATCCCGATTGCCCACACCCAGGACACGGCAGGGCCGATGGCGAGAACCGTCAAGGATGCAGTGTATCTTTTAGAAGCGATTGCCGGGCAGGATCCGCAAGACCAGGCAACAATGGTAAGTTTAGTTGAATTCAACCATGACTCTCTTTTCGATAAAAAAGCATTAAAAGGCACAAAGATTGCAGTTGCCAGGGAAGAGTATATTGGTAAATGGACTAAGGAACAGGAACAAATTTTTCAAAAAGCGCTTGAAAAATTGGAGGAACTTGGCGCTGAGGTTATTGAAGCTGCAATCCCAGCAGCAAAAGCGAAGTGGGGACACAATGTTTTAAGCTATGAATTCAAGGCTGATCTGAATGCTTATTTAAAGGGACTGAATATCCCAATCAAGACGCTCGCGGATGTCATTGCCTTTAATTATGAGCATGGTGAGAAAACGTTGAAGTACGGCCAGGAAGTGCTGCTGGAATCAGAAGCCACAAGCGGTACTTTAACGGAGGCAGAGTACCTCGAAGAACTCGAGTACAATCTGTATATGGCCAGGGAACAGGGAATTGACTATGCCCTGAAGGAATACGGAGCAGATGTGGTGCTTTTCCCTATGGACGGCTCGACGATCGGCTCTAAGGCGGGCTATCCGTCGGTTACGGTACCAACTGATTACACGGAAGAAGGAGAACCGGTGGGAATTACTTTCACGGGCACAGCCTTCAGCGAGCCGCTGCTGATCAAGCTTGCCTATGCCTACGAACAGGCAACCAGGGTCCGCCGTGCACCCGAACTTGGAATAAACGCCAGCGAAAAAATCCATACTACACCTTGA
- a CDS encoding DEAD/DEAH box helicase codes for MSETQPIIAQLNPFLQQAWEKAGFEAMTSVQSTTIPLIIEGKDVAAESPTGTGKTLAYLLPVLNKIDAKLQNTQAVILASSQELVMQILAEIQKWGEGSGIKSASLIGGANLKRQIDKLKKSPHIIVGTPGRTNELIKQKKLKMHKVHTIVLDEGDQLLTPEHNETVKSIVKSTLADQRQLLLFSATLPEAVEKSINRLANDPEIIKVKKDDTIDAAKVEHIYFLSEQRDKIKILEKIARLDGTKSLVFIKDIPNLIIAAEKLNFKDIPVGQLHSELTKQDRQKYLNKFREGNSEMLLVTDIAARGLDIKGVTHVVHFDFPREQDKYIHRSGRTGRFGAEGTVISIVNEREERDLKKFCKALNIEPVLKEFYGGKIVDPE; via the coding sequence ATGTCAGAAACTCAACCAATAATCGCTCAATTGAACCCTTTCCTGCAGCAGGCCTGGGAGAAGGCTGGATTCGAGGCAATGACTTCAGTCCAGTCGACAACGATCCCATTAATAATAGAAGGAAAAGATGTTGCCGCTGAATCGCCGACTGGTACTGGCAAAACTTTAGCGTACCTGCTTCCTGTTTTAAATAAAATCGATGCGAAGCTGCAGAATACACAGGCTGTCATCCTCGCTTCGTCACAGGAGCTTGTCATGCAGATCCTCGCTGAAATCCAAAAATGGGGAGAAGGCAGCGGAATCAAATCGGCAAGCCTGATCGGCGGCGCGAACCTTAAGCGCCAGATTGACAAGCTGAAAAAGAGCCCGCACATCATCGTCGGCACTCCTGGACGGACGAATGAACTGATCAAGCAGAAAAAGCTGAAGATGCACAAAGTGCACACCATCGTGCTTGATGAAGGTGACCAGCTGTTGACCCCTGAACATAATGAGACGGTTAAGAGTATTGTAAAATCGACTCTTGCTGATCAAAGGCAACTATTACTATTTTCAGCAACACTGCCAGAGGCTGTTGAAAAATCAATCAACAGGCTGGCGAATGATCCTGAAATCATCAAGGTGAAAAAGGATGATACCATTGATGCAGCGAAGGTCGAGCATATTTACTTCCTGAGTGAGCAGCGTGACAAGATCAAAATTCTTGAGAAAATCGCGCGTCTTGACGGTACAAAGTCGCTCGTATTCATTAAGGACATCCCTAACCTGATCATCGCTGCTGAGAAGCTGAATTTCAAGGATATCCCGGTTGGACAGCTGCATAGCGAACTGACAAAGCAGGACCGACAGAAATACTTGAATAAATTCCGCGAAGGCAACAGTGAGATGCTGCTTGTCACGGACATCGCGGCTCGCGGGCTTGATATTAAAGGTGTCACCCATGTCGTCCATTTCGATTTTCCAAGAGAACAGGATAAGTATATCCACCGTTCCGGACGTACTGGCCGTTTTGGCGCAGAAGGGACTGTCATCTCGATCGTCAATGAAAGAGAAGAACGTGATTTGAAGAAATTCTGCAAGGCGCTTAATATCGAGCCAGTGCTGAAGGAATTTTACGGTGGCAAAATTGTCGATCCAGAATAA
- a CDS encoding YitT family protein, with translation MAATKKKRVIKEVTQLVTITIGAIIAAFGLDMFLVPNAILDGGVIGLSIIAAELTNVSMSIFLILFNLPFLYIGYKRMGMKFTLRTLYGVIILSVTTAYFHHFDRVTDDLFLATIIGAVILGTGVGLVIRAGGALDGTEIIAILVSKKRTVSVGQIVMIMNLFIFLLAALLVFSWETAMYSIITYFIAFKMIDVVVEGMEELKSVTIISDVPEEIAEALLKQLGRGMTYIQGQGVFSSEPKKIIYTIVSRIELSTLRSVVDDIDPNALVAIENVADVSGSNFDKGSGH, from the coding sequence GTGGCAGCAACAAAGAAAAAAAGAGTCATAAAAGAGGTCACACAGCTTGTGACAATTACAATCGGGGCGATTATCGCTGCATTCGGGCTTGATATGTTCCTCGTCCCCAACGCCATCCTTGACGGAGGTGTCATCGGCCTTTCGATTATCGCAGCGGAATTGACCAACGTCTCGATGAGTATTTTCCTGATCCTGTTCAATCTGCCTTTCCTTTATATCGGATACAAGAGGATGGGTATGAAATTCACGCTTCGGACGCTGTACGGTGTCATTATTTTATCCGTAACGACAGCGTATTTCCATCACTTCGACCGGGTGACGGATGATTTATTTTTGGCCACCATCATCGGTGCCGTCATCCTCGGAACCGGCGTCGGCCTCGTCATCCGCGCTGGCGGGGCGCTTGACGGCACCGAAATCATCGCAATCCTTGTCAGCAAGAAGCGCACTGTGTCCGTTGGGCAGATCGTCATGATCATGAACTTGTTCATCTTCCTTTTGGCCGCCTTGCTCGTGTTCAGTTGGGAAACAGCCATGTACTCGATCATCACCTATTTTATCGCCTTTAAGATGATTGACGTCGTCGTTGAGGGTATGGAAGAGTTAAAATCGGTCACAATCATTTCCGATGTCCCGGAAGAAATCGCCGAAGCCCTTCTGAAGCAATTAGGACGCGGCATGACCTATATCCAGGGCCAGGGCGTTTTTTCAAGCGAACCAAAGAAAATCATCTATACGATCGTCAGCCGGATTGAATTGTCCACCCTGCGCTCGGTGGTTGATGATATCGATCCGAACGCGCTCGTCGCAATCGAGAATGTAGCCGACGTATCGGGGAGTAATTTTGATAAGGGCAGCGGGCATTAA